ATGGTGGATTACATGATGCCAGCAGCGCGTCATAATTCGCCCGAAGGTCTTGATTTTATCGCCGCCGCCGACAGCCCGACAGGCACACCATTGCTGGTTACGGCCTATGAGATGACCGGCACCATTGCGATCTACGAAATCAGCAAGTAAAGCCAGCATAAATAGCTGTAGGTAACATCAGCAAAAATAGCTGTTCACTATCCTGACAATGAAAGGCGGTGCCCATGGGTGCCGCCTTTTTGTTTGGACAGGTTGGGGTAGTCTAACCCCACCCCCTACAAAAACGTCACCACCTCATCCAAATCGGGGCGGGTGCGTTCCATCGGGTCTTTGACTTTTTCGCCGATATAGATAAATCCGGCGATCCGGTCATGTCCGGCAACGCCGCCCAGCCGTGCCAGCATCGCGTTATTATAGGCGTACCATTCGGTCAGCCATTGCGCGGCATAGCCCATCGATTGCGCCGCATAGAGCAAGGTCGTACAGACCGCCCCCGCCGACAGTGCCATTTCCCATTCGACAATTTTCGGATGCTCAACCGGCGATGACAGCACCGCGATCACCGTATGCGCGCGTTGCAGGCGGTTTGTTTCAATTTCGATGAATTTATCTTCGGCATCGGGATTTTCGCGCATGAATTCGGCCAGAATAACCTCTTCATCAAGTGTCTTGCGCACATCGCCTTGCAAAACCACCAGCTTCCACGGTTTCAGCGCGCCATGATCGGGTACGCGTAATCCGGCGGTCAAGATCGCGTCCAGATCGGCGCGGCTCACCTGGCCTGGTGCCATAGTCTTGGCGGTTACCGAACGACGGCTGGTCAGGAACGTAACGACTGGATTATTGCTGGAATTATCGGCGGTATTATCGGCTGGGACGGTGCTGCTCATCGGTAAATCCTCTTATCTTACAGATGCGGGCTACGCTACCTGAGCTATGTAAATAGTTCAATCACTGCCCGCCACATATCGCATCATATAACGCACCACAATAGCGCACCATACCCCTGTCAAATGGCAATAGCGACGGTTAAAGCTGTTTTAGCCCGCATCAAAAGGCCGCGCGATCAAGCCTAGCCTTTATCTGTCCTCTGCATTATGTTGCACAGATAGCAAAAGGAATATTTGGCATGGATTTGATAGACAATCCGGTCGCGGCCACCACTGCGGGCGCATCGAAAAACACATTGATCGATCCGTTCGGACGCACGGTCGATTATATCCGCCTGTCGGTTACCGACCGGTGCGATTTCCGCTGTGTCTATTGCATGGCCGAAGAAATGACCTTTCTGCCCAAGGCCGATTTGCTGACGCTGGAAGAGCTGGAAATTGTCTGCCGCCGCTTTATGGCGATGGGCACACGCAAAATCCGCCTGACCGGAGGCGAGCCGCTGGTGCGCCGCAACATCATGCATCTGATCCGTAATCTGGGTGCCTCGGTCAAGGATGGTACGCTGGATGAACTGACCATCACCACCAATGGCAGCCAGCTTGTCAAAATGGCCGATGATCTGGCGGCGGCGGGGGTGCGGCGGCTGAATATTTCGCTTGATACATTGAATCCCGATTTGTTTACCACAATCACCCGCTGGGGCAAACTGGCCACCGTACTTGACGGGCTGGCGGCGGCGCGTGCGGCCGGATTGGATATAAAGATCAATGCTGTTGCCTTGAAAGGCGTCAATGAAGACGAGCTTGGCGATATGGTCGCCTGGTGCGGTGATCAGGGCTTTGACATGACCATTATCGAAGTCATGCCGATGGGCGATATCGGCAATGAAAACCGGATCGATCAGTATCTGCCTTTGTCGCTGGTGCGCACGACGCTTGCCAAACGCTTTACCTTGACCGATAGCGATTTTCAAACGCCGGGACCTGCGCGCTATGTCACCGTTGCCGAAACCGGACGCAAGCTTGGCTTTATCACCCCGTTGACGCATAATTTCTGTGAATCCTGTAACCGCGTGCGGGTGACCTGCACCGGTCAGCTTTATATGTGTCTGGGACAGGATGACAATGCCGATCTTGCCACCGCCTTGCGCCAGCATGGCGAAGCGGGGCTTGATGCGGCGATTATTGAGGCGATTGGCCGCAAGCCCAAAGGTCATGATTTCATTATCAGCCGCCGCGAAACCGCCACCGTCGGTCGGCATATGAATGTGACAGGTGGCTAGATGAACTCAGCGCAAATAGAACCAGCAGGTCGGGCAGACCAAACAGACCGGGCAGACCAAACAGACCGGGCAGACCAAACAGACCGGGCCTCGCAACACGAAACACTGCTTGATACCGGACGCCATGGCATCGTATTCGGGCTGGCGGGCTGGTCGGGGGCAGGCAAGACAACTTTGGTCGAAAAGCTGATCGCGCATCTGGTGGCGCTGGGGCTGAATGTGGCAACGATCAAGCATGCGCATCATCATTTTGACGCTGATACGCCTGGCAAGGACAGCTACCGCCATCGTGCTGCCGGTGCGCGTCAGGTGCTGGTGTCATCGGCCAACCGTGCGGCCTTGTTCAGCGAACATGACGAAGCTGATGAGCCGGGGCTGGACGTTCTGCTATCACGGCTTGATCCGGCTGATATTGTCATTGTCGAAGGGTTTAAGGCCTTTGCGATCCGCAAGATCGAGATTTACCGCGCCGAAGTGGAAAAGCCGCTTTTGCATCCGCATGATCCGCATATTCTGGCGGTGGCCAGCGATGCACCGCTGGCCGATTGTCCGCTTCCCTGTTTTGATCTTGATGATATTGCCGCGATTGCCGCCTTCATCGGCGATCAGGCACAGACCATAAAGACCTGACCGATGCATCCCGAAACGACGCCACTTGATAGTGCCCGGGCTGATCTGCTGAATGCGATCACCCCGCGTTCGGCTCATGAAAATGTGCCCTTGCATGCCTCAATAGGGCGGTTTGCGGCGTCGGATATCATCAGCACGGTCAATCTGCCAGCAACGGCGAATGCGGCGGTTGATGGCTATGCTATTGACGCCGAAACCTTGGCCGCTAATCCCGATCATCTATTCCCCATTGCCGGACAGGCGCGCGCGGGACATCCGTTTACGGGCACGATTGCCAAAGATGAAGCGGTGGAAATCTATACCGGTGCGGTGATGCCCGATGGTGTCAACGCCGTTGCCATGCACGAAGATTGCACCCGCCACGATAATCATGTGCGGTTTGATAAAATGCTACAAATAGGGGCGAATAACCGGCCTGTTGGTGAAAATCTGGCAGTGGGCGAGATAATCCTCTCTGCTGGCACGCGGATCCATGCGCCTATGATTGGACAGCTGGCGGCGGCAGGTCATAAGACGGTTGATGTGCAGAACAAATTAACAGCAACAATGCTGTCAACAGGTGATGAAATCATCGATGTCATGGCGGCTGATAATGGCACCGGCTTTGGCCAGATTTATGATGCCAACCGCCCGATGTTGATGGCGGCATTAGCTGGCGAGGCGCTGAATTTGCATGATGGCGGCATTGTTGCCGATGACCGCGATGCCTTGGCCAATGCCTATCAGGCGGCGTTGGTGCATAGTGATATTGTCATTTCGTCTGGCGGGGCTTCGGATGGCATCGAAGATCATACGCAGGCGGCGATGAAAATGGTGGGTGCCGAATGCGCTTTATGGCGATTGGCAATGAAGCCCGGTCGCCCGATGGCAGTTGGTCGTGTTGAAGATAAGTTTATTTTCTGCCTGCCCGGCAATCCGGTCGCGGCATTCGTCTGTGCCAAGCTTTTGATCATGCCGCTTCTTGATAAATTGGCAGGCGGAATTGCGCGCACCCCGTTGCGCGTGACAGTGCCTGCGGGCTTTAGCCATAAAAAGAAACCGGGCCGTGCCGAATATCTTCGTGCAACGCTTCAAGGTTCAGGAAAAGACCAGCAAATTCAGATTCATGGACGGCGTGGTGCAGGTGTTATATCATCTTTGACAGGGGCTGATGGGCTGGTTGAAATCCCGCTTGATAATGCAGGTGTCGAGGTCGGTATGCCATTGGCTTTTTTACCATTTGTCGAACGGGGTCTGTGATTATGGATGCGGACAAGAATGTGCGGATCACCGAAGCTGATTTTGATATTGCTGGTGAACATGATGCACTCAAGGCGCGTGCGGTGGGGGCCATTGTAACCTTTACTGGCACCGTGCGCGGTGATGATGATGATGGCACGCATGTGACCGCTTTGACGCTGGAACATTTTCCGGGCATGACCGAAGCCGAAATTTCCAGCATCATTGACACCGCCAAGGCACGCTGGTCATTGTCGGCGGTCACCGTCATTCATCGTATTGGTCGGTTACTGCCAGAGGATAATATCGTTTTTGTTGGTGTCGCGGCGGCGCATCGTGAAGCCGCCTTTGCCGGAGCCAGTTTCATCATGGATTATCTGAAAACCAAGGCACCTTTCTGGAAAAAAGCCGAAGATGCATCGGGTGAAAGCTGGGTCGCGGCACGGGCATCGGATGATGCGGCGGCTGACCGCTGGGACGATGCCGACTAGCTGTTTGGATATGGGTCTGATCGCCCGAAAATAAATGTGGCTAGAAAGGAATGCTGAATGTCTGTTTTATATGTAACTGGCGCGGGCGTTAGCGTGGATAGTGGTATTCCCACCTTTCGCGGCGAAGACGGGTTCTGGACAATCGGCAGTCATAATTACACCCCACAGGAAATGGCCACCCGTGCCATGTATATGAATGACCCGGGTCAATTTCTGCTGTGGTATTATCGGCGTTTTGCCAGTTACCGTAATGTCGCGCCAAATATGGTGCATGGCTGGCTGGCTGATAAACAGCTTATCACCCAGAATATTGACGGGCTGGATGGTAAAGCTGGCAATGCGGATTACATCTCGATTCATGGGCGGCTTGATAAGGTCACCTTACTACATGAACAGTCATTTAGCGGTGGCGGCGATATCGCGCTGATTGATGCCCCATGGGAACCTGTTGCGGCACTTGATCAGGATGATGACGAACGCCTGACAAACGCCCTGCTTGAACAGTTCAAAATCAGCACCCGCACGCAGATACCGGAATTGGGCGTGTCGTTGAAACCCTATGTGTTGCTATTTGACGAATTTTATACTGATCTATACCGGATGAGTGAAGCCGAACATTGGATGGACACGGCTTCCGCCATGGTGTTCATCGGCACGTCTTTTAGTGTTAATATCACTGCCATTGCCCTGCGCATGGGGCTGGCACGCCGGATACCTATTGATATAGTCGATCCGTCACCTGTCGATCTTGGCGTACCGGATATCACCTATCACGCGATGACCGCCGCCGACTATATTGCCAGTCAGACTTCTGGTAATTAAGCAAGCCTGAATCTGCCTAGGACGCCCGTCGTAAATGAATCAGGCGGCCGTCAATATCTTCCTTGGTCAGATAGCGAATGCGTGTATCGGCAACCAGTTCGATCTCATATTTTGCTAAATGCGGGATAAAGCTGGCATCCCAGTCACGCGCTGCCCAGCCCGCATTATTTACCGTCAGCACAACAGGTGCCCCCGGTTTGACGGCGCCCATAATATGATGCAGATGTTCAATATGCGGTGGGCCAAAACCGAACACACCAACGCAGATTGCCGCATCATACGGGTCGTCAATGCCGTAATCATCGGTCATATCAAGCGTGAACAGGTTGTGATAGACGCCATGCTTTGCAGCCACAGCGCGCATTTCCGCCGACAGATCGGCACCATCAATATGGCTATAGCCGCGTGCGGCCAGCAAAACCCCAACCAGCCCGGTTCCGCACCCGATGTCCAGAATGCGCGCCTGTCTATCAGGAACAATATCGACAAATCCGGCTACGGCATCCTGCGGCGCGGCATAGCCATGATCGGTAACGGTTTCCTTGTCATAGTTCTTGGCCCATGCGGCATACATATCCATCAAAGCGCTGGTGCTGGGGTTTGAATAGGCAATGTTGATATGGTCATTATCGACCTTCAGGTCAGATGCTTTTGGATCCTGTTTGTCGTCAGCCATGTAACCCCATCCTAAACCAGACTCAAAACGGCATTTCGTCGCCTTTGTAATTTTCAAAAACGCCGGTTGTTGCCAGTGACAAGGCATCAAAGCGCGCCAGCAGGCCGGATGCGCTTTCTTCTGGCGAAATGCTGGCTTCCCTACCGCCCATATCGGTACGCACCCAACCCGGATGAAAAGCCCCAACGGCGATCCCGTCAGGTTCCAATTCAACCGCCATTGAACGTGCCAGATTGGTCGCCGCCGCCTTCGATGCCCGATAGATGGGCGCGTTGCTATGCGATTGGCGGTTACTGCCCATAATCGATGAAATGACAGCGATTTTCCCGGGCTTTTCCTTTTTGACATGCGGCAGAAAGGCGCGCGCCGTAAAAAACACACCGGCGACATTGGTCATCAGCACATTTTCAATGGCGACATGATCGTGCTTGGGGTCAAGCATCCCCCCATAGCTGTTCAGAACACCGGCATTACATACCAGAATGTCAATCGCGCGGGTCATGCCGGCAGCGATCTGGTTCATATCATTTTCTGCGCAGACATCCAGACCAAGCACGGTAATATCACTATTCTGCTTGGCGGTGGCGATCAGATCGGTCGCCTGCATCGCATCGCGGCAACAGGCGATCACCTTGTCGCCACGCGCGGCGGCTTGCCTTGTCATTTCCAGCCCGATGCCGCGATTGGCACCGGTAATCATGATTGTTTGTGACATCAGTCTGACTCTTCCTCGCCGATGATGGCCGGATCAAAGGGGTTGCGGCTGAACACTTCGCGCAGCATGGGTTCAAAATGGCTAAGCGGTAATGTGTCATAATCCGGATCAAACGACATCTGATCCCACAGCTGGCAAAAACGGTCACAGCTATCAAACCATTTATGTCCGGCAAAAATATCGCGTGCGTTCTTGTCAACACCTTCGGCTTCGCCATGGTAATAAAGCTGGAAAATGCCATGATGTTCGATCACCCATGTCACTTCGGCGCGCACATAGGGGCGGATGATCGCGGCGGCAAGCTGTGAATGATTCATCGGCGCCAGATCATCACCCAGATCATGGATCAGCGCGGCAATAATCATCTCGCTATCGGCACCATCGCGTTCGGCGCGGGTGGCCGATTGCAGTGAATGTTGCAATCGGTCAATTTGATAGCCAGCCAATGTTGACTTTAGGCCTTGCAAGGCACCTAGCAGGCGATCCGGCAAAGCCTCGACAAATTCATCCTCCAGCTTGCCCAGCAGGGCATAGTCGGCGGCGGTGCCTTCATCCATTCGGCGGAAATTGACGGTTTCCATGCGCTTGTCCTCGCTTTGCACAGTTGGCAAGCCAAACTGTGGTTAGTTCGTGCGTTATTGTGAAGGGGTGCGCGACCCCGGTCAATATGGCACGCGTGAAAAATCACCTAAGTTTCGGTATGATTTTTTAGATGCCCGTGGCAATATTAGGCCTGTGTCCAAAAACGATGCAATGGACAGAGCGTAATGCCCGCACATACGTTGACAGAATTGCTGAATATAGATCATCCGGTCTTGCAAGCGCCTATGGCCGGGGGCATAACAACATCCGGCTTTGTCGCTGATGTGTCTAATTTTGGCATGCTGGGGTCTATGGCCAGCGGTTATCTCTCTCTAGAGCAGGTTGATAGTTTCATTGGTCATGTTCAGGCACAAACCACCGCGCCATTTTCGGTCAATATATTTGTCGATTATGATGATTACGGGCAGGACAGATTCGCCAAGCCGCAAGAGATAATCCAGATTGAAACAGGCCTTGGACTTGAAGAAGATCACAGCTTCACAATCCCGCCACCCCCTTCGATGCGCGACCTGATCACGCTTCTGATTGACCGTAAAGTACCGGTTGTGAGCACAACTTTCGGGCTTTTGAAAGACGATGATGTCGCCGCGCTCAAACAGGCTGGCATAGTCCTGATGACAACGGTTAACGCGGTTGATGAGATTGATATTGCCTTGCAAACACAGGATTCCGATATTCTGATTTTTCAAAATGCGCATGCTGGCGGGCATAAGGGCGGGTTCTCTAATGGCGGCCATAGCGACGTGACTGTCTTTTCTGCGGCGATGCGCCGCCACCCCGATAAGCCTTTTATTATGGCAGGGGGTATCGTGACGCGGGATCAGATCGAACAGGCGCTGAAAATGGGGTTTGCAGGCGTTCAGATTGGTACGGGGTTTCTGGCTACAAAGCAAAGTGCCGCGTCGCAAGCCTATAAACAATCCATCCTCGACGCTACAGATCAAGAAGACACTATGTTCACCACAAGCATCACCGGCAAAAGCGCGAGAGGGCTGAAAAATACCCTAGCCCAGCTAGCCTTGATACATAATATGGGTTTTCCGCATCTGCATTATGCGACCGCATCCTTGCGGAAATATGCCAAGGCGATTGACAACCCTGACTATCAGTCGCTTTGGGCTGGCACGGGGGTCACAAGCATTAACGGAATACCTGACTTGCATGACTATATGCAATCACTGGTAAAATGATCTGTTCTGCGCCGCATCTAGTTGTAAAGACCGTGGCCTGTTACCTGATAGCATCGCCAGCCGAGAAAATCGGCAGATATAGCGCGACCACCATGATGCCGATCATCGCGCCGACGAAAACGATCATAAGCGGTTCGATGATCGTCGAAAGACCATCGACAACGGTGGTGAATTCTTCTTCGTAATATTTGGCAATCGAGGTCAGCATTTCGTCCATATTACCAGTGCGTTCGCCCACTGCCATCAATTGCGACAGGGCAATCGGAAACACAGCTTCATTACCGAACAATTGTGACAGCGGCGCACCGGTGGTGATTTTCTGCTTGATACGGGTCATGGCATCCAGAAACTGGATGTTTTGCGACACCGTGCTCGATACTTCCAAAGTATCGATTACCGACACACCAGCGGCCAATAGATTGGCCATAAGCAATGACATGCGGGCAACCGTTGCCTTGACAATGATATCACCGACAATAGGCAGGCGCAGGGCGATGATGCTTTTCAATTTGCGATATTTGCGGACAAAGCGGTTCAGCAGCTTGTTGACCACCACAATGGCGGTAAAGGTACCGAAAACACGGGCCAGATTACTACCATCCTGAATCCAGTTACTGGCATTGACAATCGCTTGCGTGGGGCCGGGTAATTCGGCGCCTAGCCCTTCATACATATCCTGGAACGTCGGCACGACATTGGTCAGCATGAAATATGAGATAGATATCGTGATGACCACAAGCGTTACCGGATAGAACAAAGCCGATTTGATGCCGGCCTTGATCGCCTGTTGCTTTTCCAGCATTTCGACAAGCCGGTCCAGGAATGTATCAAGCTTACCCGAAATTTCGCCAGCTTCGACCATATTCAGATAGACCGCATCAAAATGCCGCTTATGGTGGCGGAATGATTGCGACAGTGACGCACCATTATTCAGCTTGGTGATCATGTCGGTTGATACACGTTTCATATTGGCATTGCTGGATTGTCCGGCGACCAGAATCATCGCTTCGACAATCGGCAGGCCAGCGCGCATCATGGTTGCGATCTTCTTGGTGAAAATCATAATTTCTTTGGCTGGAATCGAACCGAATGGGCCCCAGGTGATATCGATATTTACGGATGATTTTTTCTTTGGTTTGACCTCTTTCAGTTCAATTTCGCGCATGCCATCGCTGCGCAGTTTTTGCCGCACCTGCATGGCGTTTTCGCCTTCGATTTCGCCTTTGGTCTTTTTGCCACGCTGATTGGCCTTGTAGGTAAATTTTTTCACTAAAGCACCAGAATCCGCGTATATTCGGCGATACTGAACACGCCCTCTTTGACAAAGCCACGGGCGATTTCCTGCATCGTCTGAAATCCGTCAACTTTGGCCGCGGCCAGCAATTCGGGCGCAAGGGCCTCTTTGAGAATGGCTTCTTCAAGTTCGGGATTTATCCGCAGGACTTCATAAATACCG
This window of the Candidatus Puniceispirillum marinum IMCC1322 genome carries:
- a CDS encoding nitroreductase family protein gives rise to the protein MSSTVPADNTADNSSNNPVVTFLTSRRSVTAKTMAPGQVSRADLDAILTAGLRVPDHGALKPWKLVVLQGDVRKTLDEEVILAEFMRENPDAEDKFIEIETNRLQRAHTVIAVLSSPVEHPKIVEWEMALSAGAVCTTLLYAAQSMGYAAQWLTEWYAYNNAMLARLGGVAGHDRIAGFIYIGEKVKDPMERTRPDLDEVVTFL
- the moaA gene encoding GTP 3',8-cyclase MoaA, with amino-acid sequence MDLIDNPVAATTAGASKNTLIDPFGRTVDYIRLSVTDRCDFRCVYCMAEEMTFLPKADLLTLEELEIVCRRFMAMGTRKIRLTGGEPLVRRNIMHLIRNLGASVKDGTLDELTITTNGSQLVKMADDLAAAGVRRLNISLDTLNPDLFTTITRWGKLATVLDGLAAARAAGLDIKINAVALKGVNEDELGDMVAWCGDQGFDMTIIEVMPMGDIGNENRIDQYLPLSLVRTTLAKRFTLTDSDFQTPGPARYVTVAETGRKLGFITPLTHNFCESCNRVRVTCTGQLYMCLGQDDNADLATALRQHGEAGLDAAIIEAIGRKPKGHDFIISRRETATVGRHMNVTGG
- the mobB gene encoding molybdopterin-guanine dinucleotide biosynthesis protein B, whose translation is MNSAQIEPAGRADQTDRADQTDRADQTDRASQHETLLDTGRHGIVFGLAGWSGAGKTTLVEKLIAHLVALGLNVATIKHAHHHFDADTPGKDSYRHRAAGARQVLVSSANRAALFSEHDEADEPGLDVLLSRLDPADIVIVEGFKAFAIRKIEIYRAEVEKPLLHPHDPHILAVASDAPLADCPLPCFDLDDIAAIAAFIGDQAQTIKT
- a CDS encoding molybdopterin molybdotransferase MoeA; this translates as MHPETTPLDSARADLLNAITPRSAHENVPLHASIGRFAASDIISTVNLPATANAAVDGYAIDAETLAANPDHLFPIAGQARAGHPFTGTIAKDEAVEIYTGAVMPDGVNAVAMHEDCTRHDNHVRFDKMLQIGANNRPVGENLAVGEIILSAGTRIHAPMIGQLAAAGHKTVDVQNKLTATMLSTGDEIIDVMAADNGTGFGQIYDANRPMLMAALAGEALNLHDGGIVADDRDALANAYQAALVHSDIVISSGGASDGIEDHTQAAMKMVGAECALWRLAMKPGRPMAVGRVEDKFIFCLPGNPVAAFVCAKLLIMPLLDKLAGGIARTPLRVTVPAGFSHKKKPGRAEYLRATLQGSGKDQQIQIHGRRGAGVISSLTGADGLVEIPLDNAGVEVGMPLAFLPFVERGL
- the moaE gene encoding molybdopterin synthase catalytic subunit MoaE, giving the protein MDADKNVRITEADFDIAGEHDALKARAVGAIVTFTGTVRGDDDDGTHVTALTLEHFPGMTEAEISSIIDTAKARWSLSAVTVIHRIGRLLPEDNIVFVGVAAAHREAAFAGASFIMDYLKTKAPFWKKAEDASGESWVAARASDDAAADRWDDAD
- a CDS encoding SIR2 family NAD-dependent protein deacylase; amino-acid sequence: MSVLYVTGAGVSVDSGIPTFRGEDGFWTIGSHNYTPQEMATRAMYMNDPGQFLLWYYRRFASYRNVAPNMVHGWLADKQLITQNIDGLDGKAGNADYISIHGRLDKVTLLHEQSFSGGGDIALIDAPWEPVAALDQDDDERLTNALLEQFKISTRTQIPELGVSLKPYVLLFDEFYTDLYRMSEAEHWMDTASAMVFIGTSFSVNITAIALRMGLARRIPIDIVDPSPVDLGVPDITYHAMTAADYIASQTSGN
- a CDS encoding class I SAM-dependent DNA methyltransferase, with product MADDKQDPKASDLKVDNDHINIAYSNPSTSALMDMYAAWAKNYDKETVTDHGYAAPQDAVAGFVDIVPDRQARILDIGCGTGLVGVLLAARGYSHIDGADLSAEMRAVAAKHGVYHNLFTLDMTDDYGIDDPYDAAICVGVFGFGPPHIEHLHHIMGAVKPGAPVVLTVNNAGWAARDWDASFIPHLAKYEIELVADTRIRYLTKEDIDGRLIHLRRAS
- a CDS encoding SDR family oxidoreductase gives rise to the protein MSQTIMITGANRGIGLEMTRQAAARGDKVIACCRDAMQATDLIATAKQNSDITVLGLDVCAENDMNQIAAGMTRAIDILVCNAGVLNSYGGMLDPKHDHVAIENVLMTNVAGVFFTARAFLPHVKKEKPGKIAVISSIMGSNRQSHSNAPIYRASKAAATNLARSMAVELEPDGIAVGAFHPGWVRTDMGGREASISPEESASGLLARFDALSLATTGVFENYKGDEMPF
- a CDS encoding HD domain-containing protein; its protein translation is METVNFRRMDEGTAADYALLGKLEDEFVEALPDRLLGALQGLKSTLAGYQIDRLQHSLQSATRAERDGADSEMIIAALIHDLGDDLAPMNHSQLAAAIIRPYVRAEVTWVIEHHGIFQLYYHGEAEGVDKNARDIFAGHKWFDSCDRFCQLWDQMSFDPDYDTLPLSHFEPMLREVFSRNPFDPAIIGEEESD
- a CDS encoding NAD(P)H-dependent flavin oxidoreductase, with product MPAHTLTELLNIDHPVLQAPMAGGITTSGFVADVSNFGMLGSMASGYLSLEQVDSFIGHVQAQTTAPFSVNIFVDYDDYGQDRFAKPQEIIQIETGLGLEEDHSFTIPPPPSMRDLITLLIDRKVPVVSTTFGLLKDDDVAALKQAGIVLMTTVNAVDEIDIALQTQDSDILIFQNAHAGGHKGGFSNGGHSDVTVFSAAMRRHPDKPFIMAGGIVTRDQIEQALKMGFAGVQIGTGFLATKQSAASQAYKQSILDATDQEDTMFTTSITGKSARGLKNTLAQLALIHNMGFPHLHYATASLRKYAKAIDNPDYQSLWAGTGVTSINGIPDLHDYMQSLVK
- a CDS encoding type II secretion system F family protein, translating into MKKFTYKANQRGKKTKGEIEGENAMQVRQKLRSDGMREIELKEVKPKKKSSVNIDITWGPFGSIPAKEIMIFTKKIATMMRAGLPIVEAMILVAGQSSNANMKRVSTDMITKLNNGASLSQSFRHHKRHFDAVYLNMVEAGEISGKLDTFLDRLVEMLEKQQAIKAGIKSALFYPVTLVVITISISYFMLTNVVPTFQDMYEGLGAELPGPTQAIVNASNWIQDGSNLARVFGTFTAIVVVNKLLNRFVRKYRKLKSIIALRLPIVGDIIVKATVARMSLLMANLLAAGVSVIDTLEVSSTVSQNIQFLDAMTRIKQKITTGAPLSQLFGNEAVFPIALSQLMAVGERTGNMDEMLTSIAKYYEEEFTTVVDGLSTIIEPLMIVFVGAMIGIMVVALYLPIFSAGDAIR